A portion of the Chromobacterium sp. IIBBL 290-4 genome contains these proteins:
- a CDS encoding biopolymer transporter ExbD — protein MNFRRGRSREEPEINFIPLIDVLLVILIFLMVTTTYSRFSELKINLPTAQGEQQKNKTTEIRVAVAADGAMAVNDAKLARGDKAELLAKLKAASAGKSDVVVVVNADARSTHQSVITVMEAAREAGLSQLTFATQNLQ, from the coding sequence ATGAATTTTCGCCGCGGCAGAAGCCGGGAAGAGCCGGAAATCAATTTCATCCCGCTGATCGACGTGCTGTTGGTGATCCTGATCTTCCTGATGGTCACCACCACCTATTCGCGTTTTTCCGAGCTTAAGATCAATCTGCCCACGGCTCAGGGCGAGCAGCAGAAGAACAAGACCACGGAAATCCGGGTGGCGGTGGCGGCCGACGGCGCGATGGCGGTGAACGACGCCAAGCTGGCCCGAGGCGACAAGGCTGAGCTGTTGGCCAAGCTGAAAGCCGCGTCGGCGGGCAAGAGCGACGTGGTGGTGGTGGTCAACGCCGATGCGCGCTCCACCCACCAGTCGGTGATCACCGTGATGGAAGCCGCGCGCGAGGCGGGGCT